The following are encoded together in the Hyalangium minutum genome:
- a CDS encoding pilus assembly protein TadG-related protein codes for MSRSSPRGQTLVLFSLTLLFLTLMVTLTLAFSMKVREKLEAQSVADLAAYSNAVATARTFNSIALMRRAQTAHLVAMSGVQSLISWTSVTRANLNAARMAANNCQAAAAVLQPLDELNAEIQEKWNKHDALAGVQAYNIQVLGYYMAYLQGKFVEQLQESVSGGPKSFAQQYAKLASEGSAWPNELHAGPTAVSLAELNHAIAGGEDFSLDMAMATRGYEFITRRQGMPAFTGGDGGVLGRLTTAGARLRVINQGGSAYWGDKLGHGGRADLPHYTWAEDHAEVEITFPGCAPFVVNATAGVKSTDKLDNSDDHWWTPGGPMLGVADPGMEKQFRHTLMYVRPEDQPSTFFGGFTYNTADDTANNLWAQPKLFALVQRDYKQRGLRSEPWYLQFTFSFTPGKASEFDNHGWHLANGTDISVQQALATGLAYYHRRGHWDEPPNLWNPFWRATLVPADADIGGKLLRGGTDVPNTVGGVAAEAFSELVRAGYKGVH; via the coding sequence GTGAGCCGGTCCAGTCCTCGCGGCCAGACGCTGGTGCTCTTCAGCCTGACGCTGCTGTTCCTCACGTTGATGGTGACCCTGACGCTCGCGTTCTCCATGAAGGTGCGCGAGAAGCTGGAGGCCCAGAGCGTGGCGGACCTGGCCGCCTACAGCAACGCGGTGGCCACCGCGCGCACCTTCAACAGCATCGCCCTCATGCGGCGCGCCCAGACGGCCCACCTGGTGGCCATGTCGGGTGTGCAGAGCCTCATCAGCTGGACCAGCGTCACGCGCGCCAACCTCAATGCCGCTCGCATGGCCGCCAACAACTGCCAGGCCGCCGCCGCCGTCCTCCAGCCGCTGGACGAGCTGAATGCGGAGATCCAGGAGAAGTGGAACAAGCACGACGCGCTGGCGGGTGTGCAGGCCTACAACATCCAGGTGCTGGGCTATTACATGGCCTACCTGCAGGGCAAGTTCGTCGAGCAGCTCCAGGAGTCGGTGTCAGGCGGGCCGAAGTCCTTCGCCCAGCAGTACGCGAAGCTGGCCTCCGAGGGCAGCGCCTGGCCGAACGAGCTGCACGCGGGCCCCACGGCGGTGTCGCTCGCGGAGCTGAACCATGCCATCGCGGGAGGCGAGGACTTCTCCCTGGACATGGCCATGGCCACCCGAGGCTACGAGTTCATCACCCGCCGCCAGGGGATGCCCGCGTTCACCGGCGGCGACGGCGGGGTGCTCGGCCGGCTGACCACCGCAGGCGCCCGGCTGCGCGTCATCAACCAGGGAGGCAGTGCCTACTGGGGCGACAAGCTGGGGCACGGGGGGCGCGCGGACCTGCCCCACTACACCTGGGCCGAGGATCACGCCGAGGTGGAGATCACCTTCCCGGGCTGTGCGCCCTTCGTCGTGAATGCCACCGCGGGCGTGAAGTCCACGGACAAGCTGGACAACTCCGACGACCACTGGTGGACGCCCGGAGGCCCGATGCTTGGCGTGGCGGATCCTGGCATGGAGAAACAGTTCCGGCACACGCTGATGTACGTGAGGCCCGAGGACCAGCCGTCCACCTTCTTCGGCGGCTTCACGTACAACACCGCGGACGATACGGCGAACAACCTCTGGGCGCAGCCCAAGCTCTTCGCGCTCGTGCAGCGGGACTACAAGCAGCGGGGGCTGCGATCCGAGCCCTGGTACCTGCAGTTCACCTTCAGCTTCACGCCGGGCAAGGCCAGCGAGTTCGACAACCATGGCTGGCACCTGGCGAACGGCACGGACATCAGCGTGCAGCAGGCGCTGGCCACCGGGCTGGCCTACTACCACCGGCGCGGCCACTGGGACGAGCCGCCCAACCTGTGGAACCCGTTCTGGCGCGCCACCCTGGTCCCCGCGGACGCGGACATCGGCGGCAAGCTGTTGCGCGGCGGAACGGACGTGCCCAACACGGTGGGCGGGGTGGCGGCCGAGGCCTTCAGCGAGCTCGTCCGCGCCGGCTACAAGGGGGTGCACTGA
- the truA gene encoding tRNA pseudouridine(38-40) synthase TruA: MPRLKLVLEYDGTRYVGWQVQSNGRAIQAELQEALGKLLGGPVEVTAAGRTDSGVHATGQVVCFDTERTLPLKAYSRGLNGLLPEDIAVVSAEEVPPEFDPRRWSRGKRYRYWVSNRPTRSPLLRYTHWALFTPLQVEAMARAARHLLGRHDYSSFRASDCQAAHAVREVRRLDVVGAAGDEVSFVVEGTAFLKHMVRNLVGTLVEVGKGRKPEAWVAEVLATRDRTKAGPTAPPQGLVLEEVFYGDGPPPRTAGDSADVFDDEP; this comes from the coding sequence ATGCCTCGCCTGAAGCTGGTCCTCGAATACGACGGCACGCGCTACGTGGGGTGGCAGGTTCAGTCCAACGGACGGGCCATCCAGGCCGAGCTGCAAGAGGCGCTGGGCAAGCTCCTGGGCGGACCCGTGGAGGTGACGGCGGCGGGACGGACGGACTCGGGGGTGCACGCCACGGGGCAGGTGGTGTGCTTCGACACGGAGCGCACGCTGCCGCTCAAGGCGTACTCGCGCGGGCTCAACGGCCTGCTGCCCGAGGACATCGCCGTGGTGAGCGCCGAGGAGGTACCCCCGGAGTTCGATCCGCGCCGCTGGTCTCGGGGCAAGCGGTACCGGTACTGGGTGAGCAACCGGCCCACGCGCTCGCCGCTGCTCCGGTACACGCACTGGGCGCTGTTCACGCCGCTCCAGGTGGAGGCCATGGCCCGCGCCGCCCGGCACCTGCTGGGACGGCATGACTACTCCTCGTTCCGGGCCTCGGACTGCCAGGCCGCGCATGCGGTCCGCGAGGTGCGCCGGCTGGATGTGGTGGGGGCGGCGGGGGACGAGGTGTCCTTCGTGGTGGAGGGCACGGCGTTCCTCAAGCACATGGTGCGCAACCTGGTGGGGACGTTGGTGGAGGTGGGAAAGGGCCGCAAGCCGGAGGCGTGGGTCGCCGAGGTGCTGGCCACCCGGGACCGGACGAAGGCAGGCCCCACGGCGCCGCCGCAGGGGTTGGTGCTGGAGGAGGTCTTCTATGGAGACGGGCCGCCCCCTCGCACGGCTGGGGACTCGGCGGACGTGTTTGATGACGAGCCATGA
- a CDS encoding amidohydrolase family protein, producing the protein MEGRLLLKNCAVFRADGRVRTGMALVVQDGLIRRVAPDSEIPVLPGDWEVACKGRVVVPGLVDCHAHLVGGQLLPPTGNFLLRTPAARLERRKEVASQLTVGEIEALTRFALAQSLRSGISLVVEHLEAPLTVARALEVQARVAQQLGIRLVTGHSTHSLAGDSAAESCLEANAEFAQRYRTHPLVRGALGFQSSHTCEDTLLRRVSALGSELEVPILFHLAEGEDDLAVTYARHGKRVVPRLADLGLLGPRSIGARARSIDTGEAERLVATGTFVALSPRAHLTSERAGESLEAVLARHHLVGLGTSGHGTLWDEVLAAFMGLMRISRVGRLPDPDGALAQLLVNGPAELCTRIYSAPSGTVVEGCIADLAVYDYVPTADPETGYSPHLLGQLARSRVAWTLVNGRVAMREGQLLGMDFTELASDASAALTSIWTRARLSG; encoded by the coding sequence ATGGAAGGCCGCCTGCTGCTCAAAAACTGCGCCGTCTTCCGGGCGGACGGCCGAGTCCGCACCGGCATGGCCCTGGTGGTGCAGGACGGTCTCATCCGCCGCGTCGCCCCGGACTCGGAGATCCCCGTCCTCCCGGGCGACTGGGAGGTGGCCTGCAAGGGCCGCGTCGTGGTCCCTGGCTTGGTGGACTGCCATGCGCACCTCGTTGGGGGCCAGCTCCTCCCCCCCACGGGTAACTTCCTCCTGCGCACCCCGGCGGCCCGCCTGGAGCGACGCAAGGAAGTGGCCTCGCAGCTCACGGTCGGGGAGATCGAGGCGCTGACCCGCTTCGCCCTTGCTCAGTCCCTGCGGAGTGGCATCTCCCTGGTGGTCGAGCACCTGGAGGCCCCGCTGACGGTCGCCCGGGCGCTCGAGGTGCAGGCGCGGGTGGCCCAGCAGCTCGGCATTCGCCTCGTCACGGGCCATTCCACCCACAGCCTTGCCGGGGACAGCGCCGCCGAGTCCTGTCTCGAGGCCAACGCGGAGTTCGCCCAGCGCTACCGCACCCACCCGCTGGTGCGCGGCGCCCTGGGCTTCCAGAGCTCCCACACCTGCGAGGACACCCTGCTGCGCCGGGTGAGCGCCCTGGGCTCGGAGCTGGAGGTCCCCATCCTCTTCCACCTCGCGGAGGGGGAAGACGATCTCGCCGTCACCTACGCCCGGCACGGCAAGCGCGTCGTGCCCCGGCTGGCGGACCTGGGGCTCCTGGGGCCTCGGAGCATCGGGGCGCGGGCCCGGAGCATCGACACGGGCGAGGCCGAGCGGCTCGTGGCCACGGGCACTTTCGTGGCGCTCAGCCCCCGTGCCCACCTCACCTCCGAGCGAGCCGGTGAGTCGCTGGAGGCCGTCCTCGCCCGGCACCACCTTGTCGGTCTGGGCACCAGCGGCCATGGCACCCTCTGGGACGAGGTGCTCGCCGCCTTCATGGGCTTGATGCGCATCTCCCGCGTCGGCCGCCTGCCGGATCCGGATGGCGCCTTGGCCCAGTTGCTGGTGAACGGCCCGGCGGAGCTGTGCACCCGCATCTACAGCGCGCCCTCGGGCACGGTGGTGGAGGGCTGCATCGCTGATCTCGCCGTCTACGACTACGTGCCCACGGCGGACCCGGAGACCGGCTACTCGCCGCACCTGCTCGGCCAGCTCGCGCGCTCTCGGGTGGCCTGGACCCTCGTCAACGGCCGCGTCGCCATGCGCGAGGGCCAGCTGCTGGGCATGGACTTCACGGAGCTGGCCTCCGACGCCAGCGCCGCGCTCACCAGCATCTGGACCCGCGCCCGCCTCTCGGGATGA
- a CDS encoding type II toxin-antitoxin system Phd/YefM family antitoxin: MKPLQVSEDILPIAEFKTRASEVVRKLREHRRPVVITQGGKPAAVLLAPEEFDQLASRARFLEAVHEGLADAEAGRVLSDEELGAILDEQLGKPKA; this comes from the coding sequence ATGAAGCCCCTTCAGGTCTCAGAGGACATCCTGCCGATCGCCGAGTTCAAAACCCGGGCATCCGAGGTCGTCCGCAAGCTGAGGGAGCATCGACGGCCCGTCGTCATCACCCAGGGTGGCAAGCCGGCCGCAGTGCTGCTGGCTCCCGAAGAGTTCGACCAGTTGGCGTCCCGAGCCCGGTTCCTTGAAGCCGTTCACGAGGGGCTCGCGGATGCCGAGGCAGGCCGGGTTCTCTCGGATGAAGAACTCGGTGCCATTCTGGACGAGCAGTTGGGGAAGCCCAAGGCGTGA
- a CDS encoding serine/threonine protein kinase, which produces MSTSPSLNVSRDTVRFGKYRLVDRIAVGGMAEIFLAQQTEGEGLERPVVIKRIRPHLSKHTTFVKMFLNEARLAAQLNHPNIVQIHDLGKIGESYFIAMEYIFGRDMRRVMPKAEQLGIPFPLVYALRIASDVCAGLHYAHKKVDLYGNPLNIVHRDVTPENVFVSFDGTVKLLDFGIAKAANQVEQTRSGELKGKLSYMSPEQCFGKPLDCRSDIFSVGVVLYEWLTGFKLFTGESEVAVMRSITDGKIYAPSYFKADIPEPVEEILMKALEKDRERRYQTAGEMRAAIDAFLSTYDFTPSPQHLSNFLRQLFHDELNEEQGRLKQTTSSDQVLALEDEVTPMSSNPVREGPPSREGRSASERLISLTLPGEQIEALEAIARRTGVSVNKMVGELLAAWLKYR; this is translated from the coding sequence ATGTCCACTTCCCCGTCCCTCAACGTCTCGCGAGACACCGTCCGCTTCGGCAAGTACCGGCTCGTGGACCGCATCGCCGTGGGCGGCATGGCGGAGATTTTCCTGGCGCAGCAGACGGAGGGCGAGGGCCTGGAGCGGCCCGTCGTCATCAAGCGCATCCGCCCGCACCTGTCCAAGCACACCACGTTCGTGAAGATGTTTCTGAACGAGGCGCGGCTGGCAGCGCAGCTCAACCACCCCAACATCGTGCAGATCCATGACTTGGGGAAGATTGGCGAGAGCTACTTCATCGCCATGGAGTACATCTTCGGCCGGGACATGCGGCGAGTGATGCCCAAGGCCGAGCAGCTGGGGATTCCGTTCCCGCTGGTGTATGCGCTGCGCATTGCCTCGGACGTGTGCGCGGGGCTGCACTACGCACACAAGAAGGTGGACCTGTACGGCAACCCGCTGAACATCGTCCACCGGGACGTGACGCCCGAGAACGTCTTCGTGTCCTTCGACGGCACGGTGAAGCTCTTGGACTTCGGCATCGCCAAGGCCGCCAACCAAGTGGAGCAGACGCGCTCGGGCGAGCTGAAGGGCAAGCTGAGCTACATGAGCCCCGAGCAGTGCTTTGGCAAGCCGCTGGACTGCCGCAGCGACATCTTCTCCGTGGGCGTGGTGCTCTACGAGTGGCTCACCGGCTTCAAGCTCTTCACCGGCGAGTCCGAGGTGGCGGTGATGCGCAGCATCACCGACGGGAAGATCTACGCCCCGTCCTACTTCAAGGCGGACATCCCCGAGCCCGTCGAGGAAATCCTCATGAAGGCGCTCGAGAAGGACCGGGAGCGCCGCTACCAGACGGCAGGGGAGATGCGTGCGGCGATTGACGCGTTCCTCAGCACGTACGACTTCACCCCCTCGCCGCAGCACCTCTCCAACTTCCTGCGGCAGCTGTTCCACGACGAGCTGAACGAGGAGCAGGGCCGGCTGAAGCAGACGACGAGCTCGGACCAGGTGCTGGCGCTGGAGGACGAGGTGACGCCCATGTCCTCCAATCCCGTGAGGGAGGGTCCGCCGTCGAGGGAGGGCCGCAGCGCCTCCGAGCGGTTGATCAGCCTGACGCTGCCCGGAGAGCAGATCGAAGCGCTGGAGGCCATCGCGCGGCGCACGGGCGTCAGCGTGAACAAGATGGTGGGCGAGCTGCTCGCGGCCTGGCTGAAGTACCGCTGA
- a CDS encoding class I SAM-dependent rRNA methyltransferase — translation MSPSSPSLVDRLRSARERRGALLSDARTTAFRLVNGVPDGMPDVTVDTFAGVHVVSLYRDFTPVEEQALLDAAQEAWSPRSLYLKRRPREARVLANTARDVIAPEQPARGEAVESLEALENGLRFLIRPAQGLSVGLYLDMRETRAWLLGQVKGLTVLNLFSYTCAFGVVATAAGASRVLNIDTSRRVLDWGEENALLNGQPVDRYDYVAGDVFDWLGRLAKKGQGFDVVISDPPSFSTTRTARFSAARDYPQLAEAAARLVAPGGRLVACCNLSTLTPRRFEAMVLEGVGRAGRQGRSVLALGPSPVDFPWSPEAPPGLKVHVVQLR, via the coding sequence ATGAGCCCCTCGAGCCCCTCCCTCGTCGACAGGCTTCGCTCCGCCCGGGAGAGGCGGGGCGCCCTGCTCTCGGACGCACGCACCACCGCCTTCCGCCTCGTGAACGGCGTGCCGGACGGCATGCCGGACGTCACCGTGGACACCTTCGCCGGCGTCCACGTGGTGAGCCTCTACCGGGACTTCACCCCCGTCGAGGAGCAGGCCCTGCTCGACGCCGCCCAGGAGGCTTGGTCCCCGCGCAGCCTCTACCTCAAGCGCCGCCCCCGCGAGGCCCGGGTGCTGGCGAACACCGCCCGGGACGTGATCGCCCCGGAGCAGCCCGCTCGAGGCGAGGCCGTGGAGTCCCTCGAGGCGCTGGAGAACGGCCTGCGCTTCCTCATCCGCCCGGCCCAGGGGCTCTCGGTGGGGCTGTACCTGGACATGCGGGAGACCCGAGCGTGGCTGCTGGGGCAGGTGAAGGGGCTCACCGTGCTCAACCTCTTCTCCTACACCTGTGCCTTTGGGGTGGTGGCCACTGCGGCAGGTGCCTCGCGGGTGCTCAACATCGACACCAGCCGCCGCGTGCTGGACTGGGGCGAGGAGAACGCCCTCCTCAACGGCCAGCCCGTGGACCGCTACGACTATGTAGCGGGGGACGTGTTCGATTGGCTCGGGCGCCTGGCGAAGAAGGGGCAGGGGTTCGATGTGGTGATCTCGGATCCCCCCTCCTTCTCCACCACACGGACGGCGCGGTTCTCCGCGGCCCGGGACTACCCCCAGCTGGCCGAGGCCGCCGCGCGCCTGGTCGCCCCCGGAGGGAGGCTGGTGGCCTGCTGCAACCTCTCCACCCTCACACCCCGCCGCTTCGAGGCCATGGTGCTCGAAGGGGTGGGGCGGGCGGGCCGGCAGGGGCGCTCGGTGCTGGCGCTCGGTCCCTCACCGGTCGATTTTCCGTGGTCGCCCGAGGCTCCTCCAGGTCTCAAGGTGCACGTCGTCCAACTGCGGTAG
- a CDS encoding YfhO family protein: MKRSTRNAITVCGFLAILALIYRSVFTGHLLAGRDVFRIFFPDSAFLLESLHAGELPLWNPYMRLGQPFAATLYSQVFYPPRWAAVLLTGSIASMTAMQVFHAAVAAVGVFLLARQLRLSWGASLVAGAVFGVSPMMTDLGIQQNVVNAAAWSGFILSAARTTAVKPGPGPIARLAVFATLSLLAGSPETTLWQGIVSLLAVWGTRGRGVKAPQGVAQAPLWKAVARVAGGMAMAAGLSALVLLPAAEFAANSLRTNAASFAEQRLAWSVSWPQLLAMVWPLADWPRGPYWGEDQWFILNQFLGSVAVALAVVGAIAGPRRARPFAVGAVLFALLSLGRHFPPAAMVLHLPPFSLFRYPAKYFVGAAFCISLLSGFGLEAMGRLSRHVRPSLLRAVLAFIGMGVAIGVAGPIVKRLPMRESAEAGVTWPLLFLGLATAFLFVLRDSYARPSRVRHALAALAVLELVAAHHLLTVPKYSPYEPLARTSLIRQKLPDLLEGRISADIEGPADPTKVPAAVSRTIEQSRDRLIPNRFVEERLPALEGYGAPELARSDVFHLAGERSVYDLTGVTWYVRQGPPPYEDLELLQTLEDGTTLSRSKTALPRAFLVQKAQVVPDEEALKAVTDSAEPFRHTVFLATGEPLDRPECGGQTRIVDSGAQRLELEVVACDESYLVVSDSHYPGWRATLDGASVPLHRANYALRAVRLPAGTHKVRFEYAPLSFRAGVALSLLSLSGLMAALFLARRRTGS; this comes from the coding sequence ATGAAACGCTCCACGCGCAATGCGATCACCGTCTGCGGGTTTCTGGCCATCCTGGCGCTGATCTACCGCTCGGTGTTCACCGGCCACCTGCTGGCGGGGCGGGACGTGTTCCGCATCTTCTTCCCGGACTCGGCCTTCCTGCTCGAGTCCCTGCACGCGGGCGAGCTGCCCCTGTGGAACCCGTACATGCGCCTGGGGCAGCCGTTCGCGGCGACGCTCTACTCGCAGGTGTTCTACCCGCCGCGCTGGGCGGCGGTGTTGCTCACGGGGTCCATCGCCTCGATGACGGCGATGCAGGTGTTCCACGCGGCGGTGGCAGCGGTGGGCGTGTTCCTCCTGGCGCGCCAGCTTCGGCTGTCTTGGGGGGCCTCTCTCGTCGCGGGGGCCGTGTTCGGCGTGTCGCCGATGATGACGGACCTGGGCATCCAGCAGAACGTCGTCAACGCGGCGGCTTGGAGCGGCTTCATCCTCTCCGCAGCCCGGACCACCGCAGTGAAGCCAGGACCGGGGCCTATCGCCCGGCTCGCCGTGTTCGCGACCTTGTCCCTGCTGGCGGGCTCACCGGAGACGACGCTGTGGCAGGGCATCGTGTCGCTCCTGGCGGTATGGGGGACGCGAGGGCGCGGGGTGAAAGCTCCGCAAGGTGTCGCCCAGGCGCCTCTGTGGAAGGCAGTGGCGCGGGTGGCGGGCGGCATGGCGATGGCGGCCGGGCTGTCCGCGCTGGTGCTGCTCCCGGCGGCCGAGTTCGCGGCGAACTCGCTGCGCACGAACGCGGCCAGCTTCGCGGAGCAGCGGCTGGCGTGGTCCGTGTCCTGGCCGCAGCTGCTGGCCATGGTGTGGCCGCTGGCGGATTGGCCCCGAGGCCCCTACTGGGGCGAGGACCAGTGGTTCATCCTCAACCAGTTCCTGGGCTCGGTGGCGGTCGCGCTCGCGGTGGTGGGAGCGATCGCGGGGCCTCGGAGGGCGCGGCCCTTCGCGGTAGGCGCCGTCCTGTTCGCGCTGCTGAGCCTGGGCCGCCACTTCCCTCCGGCGGCCATGGTGTTGCACCTGCCGCCATTCTCGCTGTTCCGCTACCCGGCGAAGTACTTCGTGGGTGCTGCGTTCTGCATCTCGCTGCTGTCCGGCTTCGGCCTGGAGGCCATGGGGCGGCTGTCCCGGCACGTGAGGCCGTCACTGCTTCGAGCGGTACTGGCGTTCATCGGAATGGGCGTGGCCATCGGCGTGGCCGGGCCCATCGTCAAGCGGCTGCCGATGCGCGAGTCCGCCGAGGCCGGCGTCACCTGGCCGCTGCTCTTCCTGGGGTTGGCCACGGCGTTCCTGTTCGTCCTGCGGGACTCCTACGCACGCCCGAGCCGCGTGAGGCATGCCCTGGCGGCGCTGGCGGTGCTGGAGCTGGTGGCGGCGCATCACCTGCTCACGGTGCCGAAGTACTCGCCCTACGAGCCGCTGGCGCGCACCTCGCTCATTCGTCAGAAGCTGCCCGACTTGCTCGAAGGCCGCATCAGCGCGGACATCGAGGGACCTGCGGATCCGACCAAAGTGCCCGCTGCTGTGTCCCGCACCATCGAGCAGAGCCGGGATCGGCTCATCCCAAACCGCTTCGTCGAGGAGCGGCTGCCCGCGCTAGAGGGCTATGGAGCGCCCGAGCTCGCCCGGAGCGATGTGTTCCACCTGGCGGGCGAGCGCAGCGTGTACGACCTGACCGGAGTCACCTGGTACGTGCGCCAGGGGCCGCCTCCTTATGAGGACCTGGAACTGCTCCAGACGCTGGAGGACGGCACCACGCTCTCGCGCTCGAAGACAGCCCTGCCCCGGGCCTTCCTTGTCCAGAAGGCCCAAGTGGTACCGGACGAGGAGGCGCTCAAGGCGGTGACCGATTCCGCGGAGCCTTTCCGCCACACTGTCTTCCTGGCCACAGGAGAGCCCTTGGACCGGCCCGAGTGTGGAGGCCAGACGCGGATCGTGGACTCGGGAGCACAGCGGCTGGAACTGGAAGTGGTGGCGTGCGACGAGAGCTACCTCGTGGTCAGCGACAGCCACTACCCCGGCTGGCGAGCGACGCTCGATGGGGCCTCAGTACCCCTGCACCGCGCCAACTACGCCCTGAGAGCCGTGCGCCTCCCCGCCGGCACCCACAAGGTGCGCTTCGAGTACGCACCGCTGAGCTTCCGGGCAGGAGTTGCCCTCTCCCTGCTCTCCCTGAGCGGGCTGATGGCCGCTCTCTTCCTGGCCCGCCGCCGTACCGGCTCGTGA
- a CDS encoding TadE/TadG family type IV pilus assembly protein, with product MQSGQAAVEAAITLPLTVFLILGTFQLFLLLQARILTEYAAFHAVRTGVVKHGDCEAMTHAAIATLLPSFARTDSPAALGAAFREHKEDQYKPHLDMGFSGDIVWVARSSPLLGDISPTEEEDFDDPARYQSIQDVVRLEARIVFWYPLRVPFADWVLTRMFLAHMGLRNYTGADPLQPVRTAAWTRGRNAIPLGAAIQQELLSRVNRREYVFPLQATHVMRMMTPPRPQYFVTQNCPPTPEAL from the coding sequence ATGCAGTCTGGTCAAGCTGCGGTGGAAGCAGCGATCACGCTGCCTCTGACCGTGTTCCTCATCCTTGGCACGTTCCAGCTCTTCCTGCTCCTCCAGGCCCGCATCCTCACCGAGTACGCCGCCTTCCACGCAGTCCGCACCGGCGTGGTCAAGCACGGCGACTGCGAGGCGATGACCCACGCCGCCATCGCCACCTTGTTGCCCTCCTTCGCCCGGACGGACTCCCCGGCCGCGCTCGGGGCCGCCTTCCGCGAGCACAAGGAGGACCAGTACAAGCCCCACCTGGACATGGGCTTCAGCGGCGACATCGTCTGGGTGGCGCGCTCGAGCCCGCTGCTCGGCGACATCTCCCCCACCGAGGAAGAGGACTTCGATGACCCGGCGCGCTACCAGTCCATCCAGGACGTGGTGCGCCTGGAGGCGCGGATCGTCTTCTGGTACCCGCTGCGCGTTCCCTTCGCTGACTGGGTGCTGACCCGGATGTTCCTCGCGCACATGGGGCTGCGGAACTACACCGGGGCCGATCCGCTCCAGCCCGTCCGCACCGCTGCCTGGACGCGGGGACGGAACGCCATCCCGCTGGGGGCTGCTATCCAGCAGGAGCTGCTCTCGCGCGTGAACCGCAGGGAGTACGTCTTCCCGCTCCAGGCCACGCACGTGATGCGGATGATGACGCCGCCACGGCCCCAGTACTTCGTGACCCAGAACTGCCCCCCCACCCCGGAGGCGCTGTGA
- a CDS encoding MBOAT family O-acyltransferase, which yields MLFNTALFWLFFAVFFVAFHFAARTRVAKLWLVVVGSLLFYGAWDLRCVPLLLGTALLDFWIALRLSRSQDERKRRVLLATSIVANLGVLGFFKYARFFADSAHGLLGALGVALPEPTFSLLLPAGISFYTFQSMSYTIDVYRRELPARERPEEFLAAVSFFPHLVAGPIIRASVLLPQFEQMQAPRWEQVRRGYLLIAVGLLKKTVADLLAGPADALFHGSGATSALEAWTGALAFTGQIYGDFSGYTDIAIGVALLLGFVLPPNFDLPYLATSPIDFWRRWHLSLSTWLRDYLYIPLGGNRGHRYRNLMLTMLLGGLWHGANWTFVLWGLYHGLLLVVAHQLVDRFPGLKQTPSAAVLWAKRLGTLYLVVLGWVLFRAESLPEALRVLQGMHMPTLASSFTWPAVLTLLFVVAGLVLCHAASALAEKTELRQRPILWPVVTACFAVAMVIGTQGHSFIYFQF from the coding sequence ATGCTCTTCAACACCGCCCTGTTCTGGCTGTTCTTCGCTGTCTTCTTCGTGGCGTTTCACTTCGCCGCGAGGACGCGCGTGGCGAAGCTGTGGCTCGTGGTGGTGGGCAGCCTGCTCTTCTACGGCGCGTGGGACCTGCGCTGCGTGCCGCTGCTGCTGGGCACCGCGCTGCTGGACTTCTGGATCGCCCTGCGCCTGTCGCGCTCCCAGGACGAGCGGAAGCGCCGCGTGCTGCTGGCCACGAGCATCGTCGCGAACCTGGGAGTGCTGGGCTTCTTCAAGTACGCGCGCTTCTTCGCGGACTCGGCACACGGGCTGCTCGGGGCGCTGGGGGTGGCGCTGCCGGAGCCCACGTTCTCGCTCCTGCTCCCGGCGGGCATCTCCTTCTATACGTTCCAGAGCATGAGCTACACCATCGACGTCTACCGCCGGGAGCTGCCCGCACGCGAGCGCCCCGAGGAGTTCCTGGCGGCGGTGTCGTTCTTCCCGCACCTCGTGGCGGGCCCCATCATCCGCGCCTCCGTGCTGCTGCCGCAGTTCGAGCAGATGCAGGCGCCTCGCTGGGAGCAGGTGCGGCGCGGGTACCTCCTCATCGCGGTGGGACTGCTGAAGAAGACGGTGGCGGATCTGCTCGCGGGGCCCGCGGATGCGCTCTTCCACGGGTCGGGCGCCACGAGCGCGCTGGAGGCCTGGACAGGGGCGCTGGCGTTCACCGGGCAGATCTACGGGGACTTCTCCGGGTACACGGACATCGCCATCGGCGTGGCGCTGCTGCTGGGCTTCGTGCTGCCGCCCAACTTCGATCTGCCGTACCTGGCCACCTCGCCCATCGACTTCTGGCGCCGCTGGCACCTGTCACTGTCCACGTGGCTGAGGGACTACCTCTACATCCCGCTCGGAGGAAACCGAGGGCACCGCTACCGCAACCTGATGCTGACCATGCTGCTGGGCGGGCTGTGGCACGGGGCCAACTGGACCTTTGTCCTCTGGGGCCTGTACCACGGGCTGCTGCTCGTGGTGGCGCACCAGCTGGTGGATCGCTTCCCCGGGCTGAAGCAGACGCCCTCGGCGGCGGTGCTCTGGGCGAAGCGGCTGGGGACGCTGTACCTCGTGGTGCTCGGCTGGGTGCTGTTCCGCGCGGAGAGCCTGCCTGAAGCGCTCCGGGTGCTGCAGGGCATGCACATGCCCACCCTGGCCTCCAGCTTCACCTGGCCCGCCGTGCTTACCCTGCTCTTCGTGGTGGCGGGGCTCGTGCTGTGCCATGCGGCCTCGGCGCTCGCGGAGAAGACAGAGCTGCGCCAGCGCCCCATCCTGTGGCCCGTGGTGACCGCGTGTTTCGCCGTGGCCATGGTCATCGGGACGCAGGGCCACAGCTTCATCTACTTCCAGTTCTGA